One Scylla paramamosain isolate STU-SP2022 chromosome 5, ASM3559412v1, whole genome shotgun sequence genomic region harbors:
- the LOC135100738 gene encoding nuclear RNA export factor 1-like, which produces MGKKNRHRFDKRKQGDGGFIDEDEIMSLNINGEDKHRNAKNSAKLRKRIRKLQKKREKQQEKNHHRNKQGTKSVGWHKIEVTGSGAVEKTFIYTSIGSSLDLQFQPLGFHKIDNKCCFFLENNEPAANAIRCLNKRIQDSNGNLLKISSSKVACPGLLLNSDQLQVLREAMARRFNVTSCLLDLTDLHHDPALIEKDILAPLAATDVMKQVVKVIKENVPHLKALNLSKNSLRGSIFSLLQGMHSGSSELFALNLEHNGITNMGDLAHFKMFPITELSLQFNPVVEMYKNKPLKYIELARRNFPRLKLLDTVDAEAYLAENGKQPTVSGSVQSGATSSTAGTSSSAVSEPLVRSFLEQYYALIDAPDRNSLLAAYTPDAVLEIKSNLAAIVSSIFVGQEKIKEALVTFPRTQHQHSTFSFNIQFPSPSTAEAVVMGQCQITGLDAVVTFARTLKIVPFNAGLCCSRDVLELR; this is translated from the coding sequence ATGGGGAAGAAGAATCGACATCGTTTTgataaaagaaagcaaggagaTGGTGGATTCATTGATGAGGATGAGATAATGTCACTCAACATTAATGGCGAGGACAAACATAGGAATGCTAAGAACAGTGCCAAACTGAGGAAAAGAATtagaaaactacaaaaaaagcgagagaagcagcaagaaaaaaatcatcacaGAAATAAGCAAGGTACGAAGTCTGTCGGATGGCACAAGATTGAAGTCACAGGAAGTGGAGCAGTGGAGAAAACCTTTATCTATACCAGTATTGGGAGCTCCCTTGATTTGCAGTTTCAGCCTCTTGGGTTTCATAAAATAGATAACAAGTGTTGTTTCTTTCTAGAAAATAATGAACCAGCAGCAAATGCCATTCGTTGTTTAAACAAGAGAATACAAGATTCTAATGGAAACCTCCTGAAGATTAGTTCATCTAAAGTGGCTtgtcctggtcttcttctcaaTTCTGATCAGCTTCAGGTCCTGCGAGAAGCTATGGCCCGCCGCTTTAATGTAACCTCCTGTCTGTTGGATCTCACTGATCTACATCATGATCCTGCATTGATAGAAAAAGATATTCTTGCACCTTTAGCTGCCACAGATGTCATGAAACAAGTTGTGAAAGTGATTAAGGAGAATGTTCCCCACTTGAAGGCCTTAAATCTTAGTAAAAATAGCCTTCGTGGCAGTATCTTCAGCTTGCTTCAAGGAATGCACTCAGGATCCTCTGAGCTGTTTGCTCTTAACTTGGAGCACAATGGCATTACTAACATGGGAGATCTAGCacattttaaaatgtttcccATTACTGAGCTTAGTTTGCAATTCAATCCTGTTGTAGAGATGTATAAAAATAAGCCCCTTAAGTATATAGAGCTGGCTAGGAGAAACTTCCCACGTCTTAAACTTCTTGACACTGTTGATGCAGAAGCATATTTAGCAGAAAATGGTAAGCAGCCCACTGTGTCAGGTTCAGTTCAATCTGGTGCCACATCAAGCACAGCTGGAACCAGCTCTAGTGCAGTGTCTGAACCATTAGTAAGATCTTTCCTTGAACAGTATTATGCTCTCATAGATGCACCTGACCGCAATAGTTTGTTGGCTGCATACACCCCTGATGCTGTGCTGGAGATAAAATCTAATTTGGCAGCCATTGTGAGCAGTATCTTTGTGgggcaagagaaaataaaggaggcaCTTGTCACTTTCCCAAGAACTCAACATCAGCACAGCACTTTCTCCTTCAATATTCAGTTTCCCAGTCCTAGCACAGCTGAGGCAGTTGTCATGGGTCAGTGTCAGATAACTGGTTTGGATGCTGTGGTCACATTTGCCCGAACATTGAAAATAGTTCCTTTTAATGCCGGTCTTTGTTGTTCTCGAGATGTATTAGAACTGAGATGA